Below is a genomic region from Mytilus edulis unplaced genomic scaffold, xbMytEdul2.2 SCAFFOLD_1140, whole genome shotgun sequence.
AGAATGCAAGTAACAAGATACCGCTGCTTTTATTCGTTGTGCAAACTTTACAATTCTATCAAAAATACTTTTATCGGTTCTCTCGTAAGAAGGAAGACCACCACTCACAGGTTTTATTGAAAATTACTcgtgaataacaaataaaaaaaatgataaaaacaaaaaatttacaaTAGTGATAAAAATGCGGTTCCgacaaaaaaattaattcatCCGATTGATTGTGGTCTTACAACACTTTCCCGCgacggtcagtttttattggcggGAAAAGTCGGGAGTGTTCGGAGAGAACCAGACCTTTGTCAGGAACTGACAtgtcaattaagattagagtcgAAAGTGGGGTTCGAACGCAATTACAACCTAAGTGGATACAACTGCTGAACTACATTAGACCACTACATAGGCAAAATATGCTCAAGTCAAATTTACATGAAATTCACTTGAAATTATCTGAAAAATTTCACATGACATTCatctcaaacgagcttatacatgaaactcatgTAAAaaattcacgtgaattgagattcacatgattCTCACATGAaatatttcacatgaatttcacgtgactttttaataaaaaattatatttttcatgattttaattaaatttgaaaattcagaTGTTGTTTGAATTTCTTCATTTTAAAACTTTATGTGAAGTTCATGTGAACAAAaatcatgtgaatttcacgtgaaattcacgtgagtTTCACATGAGATTAATGTAAACCCGCATTAACTGATTTCACGCGAGATTCACGTATACGCTCGTTTTAGGTGacattcatgtgaaattcacgtgcatgagattcacatgaatttaaattcacgtgaaagTGATGTGAATTAAATTTGTCTGTGTAAGGCCCGTTTTCAGATTTCGAAACAATTCATTTGTTGGAATACATACGGTATCACAGATGGGTAGAAACATTTCTTCCTTCACGTCGTACTTGTCTTCGGGTTGATCAAATGGAACTAAAATAGAAAGCGACATTTAGAGAGTGAGCGAATACTACACCACACTATCACAAATAACTGAGCGAGAGAGAGAAAGATAGAGAAGAATTAACATTTCTTCCTTCACATCGTACTTGTTTTCAGGTTGATCAAAAGGAACTAAAATAGAAAGCGACATTTAACTTGAAAGGAGAACGATCAAAACTACAGTTTAACAAAGAAGAGGAGGAGGAATGATTATTTCTTCAGTATATTCAAAGAATTCTAAAAGTTTCCAAACAAGATCCTTTATCTATTAAAAGGAATTCCTGAAAATCAATTTGTTTAGTAGGTATAGCTTGAAAAGGACAAAAGCACAGACGAAAACTTTCGTTGAagtgttttacaaaataaattatttaacaaaatcaattaCTTTGAACGCAATTTAAACAATGTAACCATTGAAAACAATGTGTACAGCGATAAAATATTTGCTCAAATTGATATGAACATAGCGACATAATTCTAGTGTTTGCATGACACGAAAAATTAATTTAAGATATTGATACAAAAAGACACAATACTTTGTTAtttcaatcaatataaaaaatatattaacacctaAAATCACTTAACGCTTGCCATTATATTAAAATATGGCAGATATCACTTTCCAATAAACTGATAATATGTAAAATTATgtcataaaattgataaaataataaaaaccagCTTTACTGACATGTATACGTGACTCAACTTTCTCCTATACTATAGTTTGAATAGTTTGTAACGTCCTAACAAGGTACTACAGAAGAAGATAATATGCTGTGACACATATAGGTATGATCTACCTGGACTTCTTATAAACCTAAGTAATGATAAACATGTATCTATTTGCTGCTATCTGCTCTTTGTCGGGTTGCTGgtagtctctttgacaaattccccatttccattctcaaattcaAGAACATCTACCCAACTAAAGCCAATACAAATAGTGCCGACAAGCTTAGAGGGCAACAGTCTGATCTAGCTAAATCAATGACAATCCAAAATCTTTTGAGAATATTCAACTGTTTCTTAAGCAATCAACAGAAAACGTAAAATTAATCCAATGAATTCTGTAGTCGAGGAAGAGCATAGCCAATCAATTTGAAATCGCTCATAGAGtaagtttgggtttttttttagcaGGAAAATGACATTTCGGAGAATTTAACCTTGTAGTTTGTGAGTTAACTTCAATTCAAAATACCTTACCGATTCCTTGTGCTAAAACATGTTTATCTTGATTTTTGATCAAGACTCTGACATCTGGAGTTCGTTGTTCAAAAGATGaattataaatagttttattttgtgTCTTCTTTTCCATTTCATTTGGATAGTTACTCCATGTATTAACACTGCACACAGGCTGAAAAACATCAAACATAATTGTTAATTAGGTATAAGTTTAAGCAACAACGTGGTTCTTTCCATAGTTTAACATGGATTATATGGTAATTTCCACACAAGACCGAAGGTGCTGAGATCAACAGATACACCAAAAAGTTCCTGGTAATAGCcttatataagataagataagataaattgtATTTCCAATAGAGGACCCATTATAGGCATAATCAGTACATTAATATATATAACACTCGTTAAGTTTTTAATTCACTCAATTTAATAtcgagaaagaaaaaaagaaaaaacttacTTAGAGTAGGAATCGTCTATTTTGCTAATTCACATACAATAATCAATTTCACAcataaataacaatttttatattAAGTCACTTCATTATGATATGTATAGTAATCAGAGCTAGTCCCGTCGCACTTTAATATATTTAACCTCATTGCCTGCATTTGGAATTGGGTCACATTAGAGGTCATATGCTACAATGGTCTTGAATTCTATCTTAATTTAAATGTTACATAGTACCACTTTCTTCTAAATTAAGACCCCAAACCTAACAATTCATCCGAAAATATGAAACCTACACGATAAAATGCAGTTTACCATTTAACTCAGATAGCTGCCCCAGTTCCCCTGTATTTCACGGTCCCCCGACAGAGTTCGACTGATATACGATAAACTACCATTTTTATCTGAAGGTGTTCAATCAGAACTTTTCAATAGTCAAAACTTAATGTAAAGAATTACTCGCTCTTTACTAATTtaattttcatatcaaatttcTTCTGACGTAATTCATAATCAATCTTCGGTCTGTCAATTAGTATTATGTGTTGTAAAGGAATGTCCTTCAGAAATTAATGCATTATAAAAGTAAGAAACTAGCATATCTATATTTCTATATTGTGTATAAAGATCCGACAATGAATGTGACAAACCAGTTCGTGTCAAATAATATTGGAGTAGAGACGATTCAAAAACTTTGCCTGGAATAATAATTGGGATTACCAGAGAATGGACACAAATGCGATATTGATCTGCATACACATAATGCTATCAAAATAATGTCTGTTATGAGAGTTTTTATTTTGCGAAACATATCCCCTCTCAGTTTCTGCAATaataaaatcataacaaaaaatTCGGACATATATATGGAAAAACGTCCATGCACAAAATTACCATCATCAATATAGCAAAAATTACATCGTTCCTATGATTTTACATTTGACAATATACTTTAAAAGTGAGTCCACGCCGATGCAGTACTCAGTCACGTATATATAGAGATCTGaatatttacacattattttaaaacatgtacatatagAGCATAAAAGTACATTCTGGTGAGGAATGGATGGACCCATCAGCTATTTATTCAACCAATTTTAGtggattaccaatgagacaactctccatcgtaGACCatatcacaccacatcttctgattttaTGTATACTAGACAGACACACTAAGACAGAATTTTAACATAGACTTGCAAAAGTCTACATTAAGAAATGTCAACACGGACGTATTCTTTTTTCAGAATAGCAATTGACATGTGCTTCACGAAGAAGTATAACTATAATGCCAACTTTAAAGAACGTGTTGGACCTGAAAGAAGACCATCAATTTGTAATGTGTTATGATCCCAGATGAAGTTCAGACAAACGATTTTCTGTGATAGAGCCAAGTGGTCGTGTTTTATATATCGTCATAACTCCAAATATGTGATTGATAGGTTTTTGAACGTCAAGTTCATCGACTGCTGTATGGATTATATACCCTCTGCAATAAAACTTCTACCAGTAAGGGTATCGAACAATGCATCATATTCGCTAGCCAAGAGTTGCGATCCAGTCCCCTCTTCTTTACTGtaatcacaaatgttggcttgATCTGACAAGGGTGGAGAGGACCAGATCGTTTCCCTTGTCTAGTGAAGATGACAGTATATATGTGGTGATATAAATTGTTAAAGAAGGAAACATAGCActtgttaaatataaaaatctTAATAGATTGTATGAGCATTCTGTACTATTTACTTTGTTAAATTTGATTTTCTAACATTTGATAAGGACAATAAACTTTATTTGTACTGTGATTTTTGTGTTTATATAACATATGATAACCACACTAAACTACATTGGTACTCTGATTTTGTGTTTATCTAAGTTGGACTGATTGATCTTTGAGAGATTGTTCAAAATTCAATTGTACAATTCCATTAAAAGGCCACGTATTGagtaaaacaaacattattttctgGATTAAACTTCTTCAAAGGGTGATATCCACTTTAATAAGGCATTTTAGAAATCATAATCTTGACAAACTTATATTAAAAGTTATTAATGTGTTATTAAAGTGGGTCTCCTTTCAAAACAGCAACAATGCACTAGCAATTTTACTTTCATTATACTGTACTTAAGTATATACAACGTATAAGAAAAAAAGGAAATGCAAAATGTCTGTCTAAATCATTATCTTATTTGTAAAGTTTTTGTATTGGTGCCGCCATAATGTTTGCTAGTGGAACAATTTAGAATTGACGAGGTATTCATAAAGTTTCGAATGGTATAATATTCTTACTTATTGTCAATAGACATATGTTTCTGACAAACTTTTAGGTGAAAGTTTTATCAAAACCATTTAACCATCAATGGTATATAATATAATGATATTGACTTGAAATAAAGTTTATAACACATTGTTTGGTTGAACGTCGAACTATTTTCCGCAAAATTCAGTATCACTAAGCAActttaattaatttcaatgtttaattctaattgactaagattgtcagttttccttccAAAGATCGGTGGTTCTCTCCGTGTTTTCCACCAATAAAAAATGACCGTCAAGAGAAACTACAAATTAGTGCTTTCAGTAAATCaattattgttattgtttgttttctttatgcCCCTGCTGACAATTTCATAGAGAAGTAAAATAAAACGCGTTCTCCTATTGATGCCTGTACTAatccaggaatatgacagttgtcgtccattcgtttgatgtgttttgtcatttgattttaccatgtgattagggactttccgattgaattttcctcggagtatttttgtgattttacttctttcttCTATTGATGATAGTGTTTCGGTCTAATTGACTTTATATAGCATTATAATATTTCTGTAAGAAGGCTGAACTATTTGTCACTGGTCTTTTAGGGAGAATCTCTTGTATATTCCAACGTGTTTTACAATAAGCCGGGCAAATTAAAACctttttgtttatcaaatcatACATGCAAGTCTAAACTGTACGTTCGTTTATTGACGTATGCATATGCGCAAATGTCTTTGATTCGTTTTTTGAAACGGTACCAAGTAAATAATGTTGTCAACTTGAACACTGAAGGATCTCTCACCTTATTGTTAATTCTTTTGATGTGAAATATCTGTTTGGAATGTGGATTATGATATCTGTCATCTAAAGTGGTTACAAGGAACGGCGGACTGTCTCGAGGGGTACGGGAGAAGTCGAGTACTTTGTATCGAACCTGGTTTTCTGTTTGCCACTTCGAACTTGGATATCTGTTCCTGAAACcatacaatatacatatataaagatatatataattagtcAATTTAGAACCTTTCAATGTTCTTATTATAATAAAACTTCGGTTACGGTCttatcatgtaaaaaaaatgtgtatcgaaatcagaaaatatataaaattgcatATTCTTTCTGTTTCaatgcttttatttttaaaattatttgatgaaaACAATTAACATGTCAATTTAACTTATCAATAAACATAACTATGAACACTCAAACAAATTAGGTTCAAATTCATTCTGTGGTTTCAGACAAACCGATGGATTTTTATAAAATGTGAACACGGATGCCAAATATTGGTAATTGCTCACCCGATTAGCCTGAAACGGGTATCAGATTGTGTTTAATAATTTGCAAGtttcttttatgttttgaaagttcaaaaacataatacccctctactatTCGAAACGAAAATAAAACATCAGCACACAAAAAAAGTAATACTAAAAAAGATAGTTTTAAAAGGAAAAAGAATACATTTtagacaaacaaaacaaacaagaatgaagataatgaaaaaaaaacagttactaAGTAAAAGAAACTGCACAAATGTCAACTGTACAAAATTTTAATTGAGTATTTTTTCATGTATTCCTTACCAGTCTTGTCCAATGGTATGACTCCTTCTAAAAACTGGAATGGCATGGATCTTATTCCTCCTCGTGGGAGGGTGAACACACGCCattctttaatatttatttccCAACATTTTTAAGTTCCGACTTATCGTCCTGAATGATCACAATATTTTCACTGCGTTCCTTGATACGTGATATCGTTTATTGATATGGAGCGAGTCTGGTTGTTACGTgtggaattaaaataaaattttatcaacTAATTTATTGATTTAACTTATTGAACCGCTGCTTGTAATAAAATGCTGTCGAAATAATACATATTGTGTAGTTTTGTAAGTAAAACCACAATGGGGTTTGTATAAATATTGTTGCAACTCAAATTTCAATGCTCGCCTTTGACAAAGGTCACCTTTTGCCACTTTAGTTTTGATATTCACTAAATGAAGAAAGGAAGTTTAATTTAAAGAAACTATCAATTTAAAGACTTCTGTAAAATTATGACCCGAACATAACTCTATTGTTAGATATTATTGATTTTCATGTGTAGATAAATTGCATTGTATTAGGGAAAGAATTACAAACCGATTTCACGTTGCTGTTATCTCGGTATAGTTTAGGTGAAAAGCTTATTGGAAAAAGACTTTTTAGTATAATTGTTGAACTATGTTATATAATGTAAAAACGAATCTTGCTTATTTCATCAAAGACTTTAcaatattatatgaactgttatCTGGGCCAGCTTGTTTTGAAGAagctattaaaaaaaacaccaatatttcaataataattaatacaaacaattaaaaaaaaacacaacaacaatTTAACAGCCACAACACAATCAAGACAAAAAAAGATAAACTGACCAAAAAACTTGACGcattatttcatttcttttactACTGATTGTAGCTGAACCCCGAGTACCCTCCCccccaaataaaataataaaataattaatatagACTATCCTGCAGGATCAGCAATAATTAGTTGTTTAGAAGCGTTTGGGAAAAAAAGTTTGCATTTAAGAATATTAAAAATATGCTTACTTGGCTGTGTGTTCTCCAGTGATGAAAGGCAGTCTGTTCTTTCTGTCTTTTTGTCCTTCCTTGCATACTGCTTCTTTCTTTTTAGCTTGTACTTTCGCAATTAAATCGTTTACCCTGTTTAATaagaaaatttgataaaaacttaTAGAGCATACGCGCAAACAAAATATCACGACTAATTTCAGTAAACTTTATTTTCCGATTCTTTATTAAACTCTTACAACTATTAAACTCTTACAACTTTTTTcgttttttcgttgttttttttttatgtcttttggGTTCTTATGTAAATAAGAAAAATCCTACCATTTATGTCTTGCATAAGGGTATACATTTGGCCGCTTTAATTTCACTTGATGGTCGCGTTCTAGCATCTTATCTGGTTCACATTTTCTACATGTTATAGTACGATCACATATTACAAAACAGTATCAAACGTCCTTCTATTACTGTCAATCATTTCTGTAACCAATGACAAACGATCTGTTACGTCACAATGCTTAATCCATAATACTGAAGACGTTTTTGCGCATCGCATAATACCCAAAGCGTGATAATAAGAATAGTTTATCaattcttttaaagtatgttGTCTATATTTAGGATTCCAAGGATTATTGTTTAATTATAACATTGGAAATTTATTTCGTTTTGACGTCCGTCATCCATATGTCgatattttcttgagaaaattTCAATGCTTCAAAAGACAGTTCTTTCATATCGAATTTTTCGTTATCAATTGCCAAAGAATGGTATTATTATATACCGTTTCAGTGGATTATATTCACATT
It encodes:
- the LOC139506170 gene encoding uncharacterized protein isoform X1 (The sequence of the model RefSeq protein was modified relative to this genomic sequence to represent the inferred CDS: added 315 bases not found in genome assembly), with the protein product MLERDHQVKLKRPNVYPYARHKWVNDLIAKVQAKKKEAVCKEGQKDRKNRLPFITGEHTAKNRYPSSKWQTENQVRYKVLDFSRTPRDSPPFLVTTLDDRYHNPHSKQIFHIKRINNKPVCSVNTWSNYPNEMEKKTQNKTIYNSSFEQRTPDVRVLIKNQDKHVLAQGIVPFDQPEDKYDVKEEMFLPICDTTRIPSAPNPHRYLLRKKKIPAPHQPMGIFYPESPQPDLPPERPQTQCDKVSISTLCGQEFTRRKYIPQPRGNFVPGAFDGGAPQIQTQKFNERFLPLVRVGPII
- the LOC139506170 gene encoding uncharacterized protein isoform X2 (The sequence of the model RefSeq protein was modified relative to this genomic sequence to represent the inferred CDS: added 315 bases not found in genome assembly), with amino-acid sequence MACVHPPTRRNKIHAIPVFRRSHTIGQDWNRYPSSKWQTENQVRYKVLDFSRTPRDSPPFLVTTLDDRYHNPHSKQIFHIKRINNKPVCSVNTWSNYPNEMEKKTQNKTIYNSSFEQRTPDVRVLIKNQDKHVLAQGIVPFDQPEDKYDVKEEMFLPICDTTRIPSAPNPHRYLLRKKKIPAPHQPMGIFYPESPQPDLPPERPQTQCDKVSISTLCGQEFTRRKYIPQPRGNFVPGAFDGGAPQIQTQKFNERFLPLVRVGPII